AGAGTTTCTTGGCCATTGCCACAGCACACAATTCCGTTTATACATGCAACATTGAAAGCCGAGAAATAACGAAATTGCGCGACTGTGAAGTCCAATCAATCTTGTTAAAACTGAACCGTTTTCTGAGTTAATTATATGGTgattatatatatgtatataggTATTCATTTCGATTCGCTGAATTGGACGTCCTCACTGCAGCATGTGGCACTGTTTTTAATCAAATTCTTCTATGGAAGCCCTTTAATGGTAGCAAGATTGTTGCAAGAGCAAAAGGACATAAAgtgagaaggaggaggaggaggaggaggaggaggaggaaagaTACATTTCTTCACTTTATTTGAATTTCATTTTAGGGAGTTATCTTTTCTATTCAATTTGATTTGAAGGGAAATCGTATGTGCAGCGTTTCTGACGATAGAACAGTGAGAATATGGGATTTGTCACTAGCGTTTGCGAAGCATTCACGGTCAGTCATTCAATgtcatgatgatgatgatgatgatcatcatcatcatcatcataatAATACATTAATTTACTAGGGGTAGTGAAATTGCTGATCTTCCACAACTGTCAGTTCTCTTTGGTCACACTGCAAGAGTGTGGGATGCTCAATTTCTAACCGTAAATCGGCTCATTTCCATTGGAGAGGACTCCACGTGTCGTATGTGGGATCTCAATTTGCACAGGTGCACCAAAGTCTACAAAGGTCacaaggtactgtactccTGGCAGTcatttgctgctgctgttatTTATtgtggacgacgacggtccTAGagattgtttctttttttttctaggggCGAAGCATATGGAGTTTGGCGTTTGATAGAAAGAGAGACATTGCTGTaaatagaatttcttttccctATACGTATACGTGCTACTTTTGTATGTGTTACGTAGGTGACGGGAGGAGGAGACAGCAGTATTCGTTTGTGGCCTTTGGATTTGAACGAGACTGGACAATTTGAAGCACATATTCTACTTGGACAATTACCCGCTGAAAGATGTTCACCAAAGGTACTATATGTAGTACCTTATTAGATCTCTACATCATCATGTAAATAtgtatacatgtatatggAGGAgtgtctcttctcttctcttagGATTTTCCTCGTTCTTTGAAGCAAATTGACTCGTCGAGAGTTCTTGTATTGACGCATGAAGGGTGCgctcatttatttattcattgaTTCATTGACTACTCTCTAAACCGCCTTTGTTATCTTTGCtagttttctctttttgtttcacgttgacTGCGAAGGAgacttttcgtcgtcgtcgtcgtcgtcgtctgattGGACATTTCTCGATTTTGATACTGACTTTTCAGGCTACAGCGTCGTAGACGTTTCTAAAGAAAGGGAGCTGATTGCTATTGGAAATCTTCGcggaaaaatcaaaattcttACTCTAGGTTGTTAACAGTAGTGCAGTatcatgatgacgtcaataatCATCGTCTCTTTTATTAGAAGGAAAATTCATCCTTCATCTTACAGGCTTTGAAGGAAAAGTTTTTAGCTTGCTCTGGGCAACTAATGAACATGATGACGAAGGTTAGTTTAGATACTTGTTTCATATTCGCCATACTTGTGTAACACGTAACAATAGATCATGATGTATCATCTTCGTTGTATTTGTTCTCTTGTGGGCCTGATGGTAAGATGATTTGCTGGGCTGTAGATGATAGTGGAACTGCTGCTATTCGTTTTGCTACATTGCTATTGCCACCCTGCAAACATCGATGGCTTACAACGGTCAAATTTGTCAgcagtcaaaaaaattcgtcacATCTTCTGACGATTGTTTGCGGTGATCGAAGTGGATCTTTACACGTGTTTACAATGGAAAAACGCGACTTAGGTGACGGCGAAGCAGCAAAGATGATTATAAAGGTATATACAAATATGCTCGAGCTTCTAACTACAGTAACACcttatttttttcgttgaatTAAAGAAACCTGAGCAGACGTTTCATTCTATTCATGGCAAACATGGGGTTAGCGATATCgttgaacgacgacaaaatggCGGAAATCACTTCATTTTGTCTTGTGGACGAAATGGAGTTTGGAGAAAATACTCGTGGAATGGAAATCTTCTTGAAATTGTCACAGAAAACGTTCTAACCCTAAACCAACTCCCAATTTGGGTTAGACCAACGTTAATTCTCTTTTAGACGATAAAAGGAATGGATTGGATTGAAAGACTGATTTTTGttaatgacgacgatgacgataatcatcatcatcatcatcatctctTCGTTTCTGGCTTTCACTCGGTCTGTAATAGAATCTACTAGTAGTGTATCCTCAAACGactcttcttcctttcctttcttttctctactaGTCTTATTTTGTCGTTTGGGGGCTCGACTCAAATGAAACGCTTCTGTCTTGGGATTGCGGTGGTGCTCATCGATCGTGGGATATGAGCATGGTATACTTCTgtagtttatttatttatttctactACCTAATCATTTACTAGGATTGGGAAAAAGGCTTGGTCGTGTTTACCTATATAAGAAATTGTAGAATCAATTTTGTATATCAGAAAATGTGGAGACAAGTGTCGTCCACCCTTCTTCAGGTGAAGAGCTGCACCACATCATCCCTCTTACTACAGACTATTAGTCCACTGACTTACTTCTTTTAGCCAAGTTTTCATGGGAGAGAAGCGACgtgtctttctcttctttggtCTCACGAACAAACTGGTCAGTTCACATATAGAGtctcattcattcattcatttcttcctcctcttaattaattatgagTCTTTAGGTGAGAAGGCTTTGCTACTTAGTGGCAGTGAAGACTGTGAAATAAAAGTATGGAAAGGTAGAAAATTCAGACTATACGTACGTACAGTTTATGTGGCGATTCAGTGGATCGAAGCGACCACTTTCAGtttcgatttgaagagaTGGCTACATGCAAAGGTCATACTTCAAGTGTCAAATGTTTGGCCTCGTCGCACGAtctgcggcggcggatcgacggcgacggctccGCAtaccttctcttttctggCGGAGGACGAGATTCACTCAAGGCGTCGCTTATTTCCACCAAtggtgacgacgatgatgacgtcaaaagtgtTTCTTGTCACGAAATTGCAAGCTTGAATGCGGAGGGGCgacggaggcggcgacgacggcgaagtgcggaagacgacggcgtttccgccgccgccgccgccgccgccgccgccgccgcagctcGTTGCATGGCGTTGACAACATTTTTTGTTCATTTGAAGCACTTTGTCATTTCTGGATGGTCAAATGGACTAATCAAGTACACTGGCACATTGCTTCATTAAAATGATTGgggttatttatttatttatttatttatttatttatttattagatttCATCTGTTTTCAGAAGcgtcaagacaattttctgTCGCGCTCGAGTCAATTCCTTATGGACGATGTCTTCTCGCTATAGACCGTTTAATTGTGAAGAACGGTGACAACtgcgttcttcttctctttacAAGTGCAACTGACGGCTGCATTTCTCTATGGAATTGCACTTGCCTACttggaggaagaggaggaggaggaggaggagatgacgacgaaccgCCACAACGAAAGCAGCCTACCATCTTACACAGGTTTTCGGCTCACCAATCAGGAGTTAACGATTTTGCTGTTCAATATCGAAAAAGTAGTACAGTCAGTAAATAATtgatcaataaattaatctTAGGGATGATAGATAGTGATGATTATTTGCTGGTGAGTGGTGGAGATGACAACGCTCTTTATGcagcgacgtttcgtctcAATTTATCATCACCATTGGCAATTCTTCCTACTGACCAATGTTTGGAAACGAATGCTCACATTTCTTCCATAACTGGTACCCGGGTGGTTTTTTTAGAAGGAGACAATTGCTATTACTgctgtatttctttttgaggTGTGGCCTTTGGCGGAAGTGGACTTGTTTTCTCGACATCTGCTGACCagagaattaaaaaatgGCGAGTGGAGAGGTGTGAATGGAAattggaaaaagaaatcgttaCAAGTATCGCTGACATATCTAGCCTCATCACGTGGTATTTAATCtgataataattattaattaatgaaatgaATGTTTCACACACATAGGAAAGCCAATGCTGGAAACATTGTAGCTGTCTGTGGAATTGGCATGGAAATagttagagaagaaaacgaagaaaagacggCTGATGATTCCATGCAGTCTGCACAAACTTGTACAGGCGTTTTGtgaaaaatgagaaaacgaagcacgTGACAGCTAGGCGCAGACTCCCTTGCAAACATGTCGGCTCTTccaagaggaggaggagtagAAAGAGGAGCGCTGTCGTGGATCGCCAAGCGCGAAGCGATCCAGCTCGTTTCTCTGGCGTCTGTTCTTCCAAAAATTGTGCGCTCCGAAGAGAACAAATGGAATCTTTCAGCAATTGGCGTCGCTGATGCAaagggcgacgacgaaaacgacgaaatgcAGTCTCCAAAAGCCGAAGAGTGTTTAGAAGTGCGCACAGTCGTGCAAACTGTCTCGGACAACTGCATAATCGAGTGAGGCTGACTTAGGTTCCGCAAGGGGGACTCTCTctatctttatttctttatttctttcttcaagaCACGCGCAAATCGTGAACCAAGTGCACAAATATTTTCGCATGTTGGAGtgagtgacgtcgacgatgacacAGGAagtaaaaatgaaaaacgtAAAttgtttctaattaatttagtcgacgacgtttgctGTTGAATTTGGGAAATCCACGAACATTTAATAACATGCGTGTGGTAAGAATAAACAATGTTTTAGAAGACAGAAGGACACAAGGGTTGCGCTTAGGTTCAAGTGGGCGGAGCTGGAGACGGAAGCGAAGACATTCGCTATTATGAACCCGAAAAAACGGTCATTCTTGCCGGAGAAGTAAGTGAAGTAGTACACTTAGGAGACaagtgatgatgatgatctttctttctttcttctttgaggAATTGGCTTTGTATCGATACGTTCTCATGTGTGCTCATTATCCGGCTTTGTGCGCTCCATCGCCGCCTTCTCCCACCTATTCttcacttcttcttccaacAACCGTCGCCCAAGACGTCTCTCCTCCCACCAATAGCAGCCTGCCTCCAATCCAGCAACAGGGAGAATATGTTCTTCGACAAGAAGCCTCTTATCTCATACCAATTCCTAATAAACCAATTCGTCCTCCCTTTTGCATTCCGAGTCCATCGGAGGGTTTGTCGCACGACGTTCCAAAAGCGTTTAGTTCGTCACCGTTGCACGTGGGAACTTTAACACAAGACGATTGCATTGTCAATACGGACGTCATGAGGGAGTACGTGCGACATTTGTTTCAGCAGAGCACAGTTCAACAATCGAGTCACGAACACGATTTGAGAGAGAtgaatcgacgaagaattccAGCTGAGGTACAGTACTCTATACATGTATACATGTAACCCTAACCTAACATactatgatgacgtcacgtctaGTTGCTCGTTCGAGAACTCGTCACGCAATTGGCTATTATTGAGAGAAATTCACATTCCTACTATAGGCCCAATGCTTTTGTTGTACGTATCCTCTCCTGTGGGTGGGCAGTGATTTAGGGGGTTACAAATGTTCTGTGTGTTGTAGACAAAGCACGCTTATGACCAATGGCAACAGTGGGAAAAACAAAATATACACGAGTCCATTGCCACATTCTGGTCGTATACACTGCCCCATCCAGGACATCCAAAACGAAGGCCGGACTATCATGCAGCCTATAaagttcttctttcaaaaataATTAGGTGAGTGAGAAGAGACAATAAATATCGTACTATATACTATATGTACGTTTGATATTATTAGTTTTGagacaagagaaaaacgaaggcatCCTGTTCTAAAAGACGTGGCACCTTCTCGACCTCTTTCCAACGTTGCTTCGCGTCTTCTACGAGAATTTGGACATCGATATGGAATTGTAAAAATCCCACCTGTTATgaagtttaattaaatgtgaAGTGGGTTACCGTTAGGGCGAACTTTACCGAAGTCTTGCCTATCTCAATTATTTGGCTCAGTACGTACAGTAGAAGAAACTTTGATTTCTACTACTAATCATTTTTAGGCAttttgaaaatgacgttTGGTACGTTCGTCATACAACGACAATTCTGAATACGGTGTTGGACTTGCTTCCAACCGATTCAAGCAAAATGATTATCACCAATGACGAGGTACTGTACACCAAAAGTACCCCATTGTAATGTCACTCACTCGCTCACTCTCAATCATTTTTTCTCAGCTTGAAACACTTGGCCGTTCTATTAAACAACTTCACGGAGAAGCGGAGCACTCTTTGACTCGCATCAAACGTCTCTTTCCTGAAAACGATCCTCAGGGAGGCCTCGGTAAAAACACGCctaccttaattaattaattatttatttatttatttaatgaTCTTGCTAGCATCTCTGATTGATCTTCTCGTTGCCGTACTTCGTGCCTATCCTTACGTCAATAAGGTTCCTCAAAATCTCTCGAATTGCTTACAAAACTATTTAACAGTAAGCAAATGATTGATATACTACTACCGTACTACTATTTTCTACTGTATGTTGTCATGTGTTAGGACGGCTTTGATAAGAGTTACGAAAGACACAAAACGATAGCTCAAGCAGAAATGAATTTGATGTCTGTAACTCATTCTGTGACGCCAGCATTGGTTAGAGAGAGGGCCCAggggggagagagagagagagagagagagaggctCTCATTCCTCTCGCATTTCTAGGTGAACAGCCTTATTTGGTTTGTTCGTGATGAAGTTGAGACGTATGCAAAATATTTCCAAGAGACGTTCATCGAGTAAATCAATCACACGACACGACACGACACGACACGACATTGCATTGATTCACTCTTTGTCTCTAAGATATTTCAACGTCTCTGAATTGGCTGTACTATTTTTCTATAAGGCTTTGGTGAAGGATGTCAATTTAATGCTGAAATCGTCCGTCGACAAGGTATCCGTCTCCTCGATCAATGAGATTTTTGATTATTCCATCATCACTAGTCTTCGAGAGAACTCGACTACGAAATGATTAGCGTTGCTTATCGATTGACCGAATTGGATCGAGATTGGTTGCAGTGGATTCGACTCAAGtaagtttttcttttcttaattaaggGTTAggaaatgtgacgtcatgccttcaattaaataatctaGTGATCAGGAGTGGCGTCATCAATTTGCCAAACAAGCCGAATTATGGGTCGACATTCTTGGAGATCACGCAGTCAAATTCGTCATCAAAGCCGCCGGATCAGACGAAGTAAGTAGAAGACAAGACATATGCCTCTCTTCATTCTTTATCTTTTTCTAGTGGCGAATTTTGCAGCTTCTTCCAAACAGCCAACGCCCGGCTCGAAGTGGCCAAACAAATGCCGCCGATCCGTCATCGTTTACTAGTCCTTCTCCTCTGTCATCTCATTCCCTCCCCCGTCCCATTGCTACACTATCTCCCTCTCATAGATCGGCTTTTACGCTCATTTCATCGTCGGCCTTTCGTTCTCCTTACGggggagaaggaggagaaggaggaggaggaggaggagcaacTCATTtgaacagcagcagcagcagcagcagcaggcgAGAAGAGTGGCAACAATCAACGAGTAGTAGTATAGACAGCATCAAATCGCGTTTGACCCAAAACGATCAAGAGTCCGAGCAGCTCATGGCATCTCTAGAAGACGTTTCTGAAATTGGCCTTGCTGAACGCTTTCTCACTCGTTCTACtacctcttctcttctttctgatgacggcggaggcggcggaagtggcggaggcggcggcggcggcacatCTACTAGTAGCATTCttacgttttcttcgtcgtcctggTCACGTCATCAAACTCCCAAATTCAATCGACGCACTCTTACTCctcaaaaacaaaaaagttCCCTTGAAAATCCTATTCCCTCTTCTGTCAAATTTGGCCATCAATCAGCTATTCAAACAGTTGCAAGTAGTGGGCCATCATCTCCGCCACCTCCGCCCGTTCGAAATTTGGGAGTTGCAACGGCGACCGATTCTCTTTCTTGGGCTTCCGAAAGTATGGAAGTAATTACAGAAGGAACGTTTAGTCCTATTCATTGCGAAATGCCGTCAAAATTGCCCTTTTTGCCAATCTCCAATTCCGTTGTTGACCTTTTAGCTATTCTCTTGAGACTGGCAAAAGCAACCGaacttttgacgtcaatcgtaTTTCCCGTTCcggaaggaaaagaaaatcctGGCTCTTTGCTAGAGAGAATGACATCTGTACGAAATATAATAAAtgaatatttaattaattaattaattgtgtTTTTAGGCATTTGAAGGAGTTGCGTTATTATACGGTGATAACATGCTCTGCTCAGATTTGTGTGGAATTAGTGAAGCAACTGCACTTTCTCTAATGGAAAAAGAGGTACAGTAGGTCAACCCACCCCCACTACTTCATTCTTCTATTCTACTGTCTGTCTTTCTATAGCTACTTGAGCGAATGAAGAAGAGTTATTCCGATCAGCTCATCTGGGGCTGTCGACACATGAAACCgctcaaacgacgacgttttgacTCGCTTCCGGATTGCGAGAAATTGCGCGACTCCAATTCGGCCATATCCGAATTTGAACGAGTCACGTTTGAAGTAAGTgctcatcatcgtcatcatctaCATCTAGAtaattaatcttttttttttcgaaacaAAAAGATGTGCGTACGAGTGAACAATGTAGCCGCTTTCCTCGGCGTACTTCCGGCCTTATATGATCACTTAACTCGAATAGCGGCGGCTGGGGCGACTAcctgcgccgccgccgccgccgccaccggaGTAAAACTTGCGCCAATGGTCATCGCAACTCCGCCGCACGACAGTGGATGTCCGACGAGTCCTTCTGCTCCGCCAACGTCGGCACACGATACGACGATTAGTAGCCAGTCGTCTCGTTCTGCTTCGAGTGTCAGCGTTGTTGAAAATCCAGTATTGAGTCACATTGCCTCTCATCTCgctcaaattcaaaaatgTCAAATTCGATTAATGTGTTTCAGGGTatttgaaaataaataaataaatactgaaatacaattattaattttgttGTTTAGATGAATCGCTTTTTGAAACCTTGTCTTCACGCCTTGCTCTCCCTCGACCTGCCAGAACATTTGTATCCTCTCGAGAAGCGGCTCAATCCCACTCTTCAATATCTGACGCGACATTTGTCGGCTCTCGCCGATTGTTTATATCCCCAATGCTTCACGCCGCTTCTTCAATGTCTCTGGTCAAATCTCGTTCAGGTCCAACACCTGCTCATCCATTGATCACATCACATTCACTTGTATATATATTGTATATAGACTTTTCACGAGTTCTCCGACGAAATAGTCGAGTGCAAGGAGGCATCAGGCGTTGGAAAAGCTCAGTTGGCATTGCGAACCATTGCGGTGAGGAGactatacatgtatataattatttacctAGGATCAATGTTTGTCTGtgtcgtttctctttagcgttttattgaattttttcatgCCAATGGAACCGGTCTCGATTTGGACAGTCTTGTTCAAAGCGctgtaagaaaagaaaaaaaaggaaatgaaaactATACAATACAGTTATCGTAATTGTTTTTTGTAGAGCTACGTCCTTCACGTATTGGAACTTCTCGTTTTACCTTCCAAAACTCTAATCGACATCTACAAACGGATGAAAttggattcgtcgtcgtatcaAGATGAAAACGAACGACAGCGTTCGACCGAAtcggcagcgacgacgacggaacgccCTCTCTCGCCGTCCTCCCTTGCCGATCTTCGAGAAAATCTTCATAGCCTAAGAAAATGTTTTACCGGTAAGGAACTCATAGATCAAGTCACTAATATCCAAGGAGATCGAGAGGAAGGCTATGCCACACCTCCCACACCTGACCACCATACGTCATCATTGTCGTCATCATTGTCGTCATCATTGTCGTCAtcattgtcgtcatcgttggAAATTTGTCGGCGTCTCATTGAAAGCAAAATCATTTCTCCTCTCGACGGATGTGAAGGCCACTTTGTTTCCGATTCAGCTCATTTGTATCGATTTTGTTATCC
The Oscarella lobularis chromosome 3, ooOscLobu1.1, whole genome shotgun sequence DNA segment above includes these coding regions:
- the LOC136185223 gene encoding tRNA (34-2'-O)-methyltransferase regulator WDR6-like isoform X1 — translated: MSFRVPSTALLFFDDFLISGSGRNAHVHSLDDGIVVQKEPVLPRGVVHGIRRGSGVEKASLVFFGQKCFQFALLHENVTKVGKPCYLDDWILDVHFFINSSFLAIATAHNSVYTCNIESREITKLRDCEVQSILYSFRFAELDVLTAACGTVFNQILLWKPFNGSKIVARAKGHKGVIFSIQFDLKGNRMCSVSDDRTVRIWDLSLAFAKHSRGSEIADLPQLSVLFGHTARVWDAQFLTVNRLISIGEDSTCRMWDLNLHRCTKVYKGHKGRSIWSLAFDRKRDIAVTGGGDSSIRLWPLDLNETGQFEAHILLGQLPAERCSPKDFPRSLKQIDSSRVLVLTHEGFLFLFHVDCEGDFSSSSSSSSDWTFLDFDTDFSGYSVVDVSKERELIAIGNLRGKIKILTLEGKFILHLTGFEGKVFSLLWATNEHDDEDHDVSSSLYLFSCGPDGKMICWAVDDSGTAAIRFATLLLPPCKHRWLTTVKFVSSQKNSSHLLTIVCGDRSGSLHVFTMEKRDLGDGEAAKMIIKKPEQTFHSIHGKHGVSDIVERRQNGGNHFILSCGRNGVWRKYSWNGNLLEIVTENTIKGMDWIERLIFVNDDDDDNHHHHHHLFVSGFHSSYFVVWGLDSNETLLSWDCGGAHRSWDMSMDWEKGLVVFTYIRNCRINFVYQKMWRQVSSTLLQPSFHGREATCLSLLWSHEQTGEKALLLSGSEDCEIKVWKVDRSDHFQFRFEEMATCKGHTSSVKCLASSHDLRRRIDGDGSAYLLFSGGGRDSLKASLISTNGDDDDDVKSVSCHEIASLNAEGRRRRRRRRSAEDDGVSAAAAAAAAAAAARCMALTTFFVHLKHFVISGWSNGLIKFHLFSEASRQFSVALESIPYGRCLLAIDRLIVKNGDNCVLLLFTSATDGCISLWNCTCLLGGRGGGGGGDDDEPPQRKQPTILHRFSAHQSGVNDFAVQYRKNSDDYLLVSGGDDNALYAATFRLNLSSPLAILPTDQCLETNAHISSITGVAFGGSGLVFSTSADQRIKKWRVERCEWKLEKEIVTSIADISSLITWKANAGNIVAVCGIGMEIVREENEEKTADDSMQSAQTCTGVL
- the LOC136185223 gene encoding tRNA (34-2'-O)-methyltransferase regulator WDR6-like isoform X3, with protein sequence MSFRVPSTALLFFDDFLISGSGRNAHVHSLDDGIVVQKEPVLPRGVVHGIRRGSGVEKASLVFFGQKCFQFALLHENVTKVGKPCYLDDWILDVHFFINSSFLAIATAHNSVYTCNIESREITKLRDCEVQSILYSFRFAELDVLTAACGTVFNQILLWKPFNGSKIVARAKGHKGVIFSIQFDLKGNRMCSVSDDRTVRIWDLSLAFAKHSRGSEIADLPQLSVLFGHTARVWDAQFLTVNRLISIGEDSTCRMWDLNLHRCTKVYKGHKGRSIWSLAFDRKRDIAVTGGGDSSIRLWPLDLNETGQFEAHILLGQLPAERCSPKDFPRSLKQIDSSRVLVLTHEGFLFLFHVDCEGDFSSSSSSSSDWTFLDFDTDFSGYSVVDVSKERELIAIGNLRGKIKILTLEGKFILHLTGFEGKVFSLLWATNEHDDEDHDVSSSLYLFSCGPDGKMICWAVDDSGTAAIRFATLLLPPCKHRWLTTVKFVSSQKNSSHLLTIVCGDRSGSLHVFTMEKRDLGDGEAAKMIIKKPEQTFHSIHGKHGVSDIVERRQNGGNHFILSCGRNGVWRKYSWNGNLLEIVTENTIKGMDWIERLIFVNDDDDDNHHHHHHLFVSGFHSSYFVVWGLDSNETLLSWDCGGAHRSWDMSMDWEKGLVVFTYIRNCRINFVYQKMWRQVSSTLLQPSFHGREATCLSLLWSHEQTGEKALLLSGSEDCEIKVWKVDRSDHFQFRFEEMATCKGHTSSVKCLASSHDLRRRIDGDGSAYLLFSGGGRDSLKASLISTNGDDDDDVKSVSCHEIASLNAEGRRRRRRRRSAEDDGVSAAAAAAAAAAAARCMALTTFFVHLKHFVISGWSNGLIKYTGTLLH
- the LOC136185223 gene encoding tRNA (34-2'-O)-methyltransferase regulator WDR6-like isoform X2; its protein translation is MSFRVPSTALLFFDDFLISGSGRNAHVHSLDDGIVVQKEPVLPRGVVHGIRRGSGVEKASLVFFGQKCFQFALLHENVTKVGKPCYLDDWILDVHFFINSSFLAIATAHNSVYTCNIESREITKLRDCEVQSILYSFRFAELDVLTAACGTVFNQILLWKPFNGSKIVARAKGHKGVIFSIQFDLKGNRMCSVSDDRTVRIWDLSLAFAKHSREIADLPQLSVLFGHTARVWDAQFLTVNRLISIGEDSTCRMWDLNLHRCTKVYKGHKGRSIWSLAFDRKRDIAVTGGGDSSIRLWPLDLNETGQFEAHILLGQLPAERCSPKDFPRSLKQIDSSRVLVLTHEGFLFLFHVDCEGDFSSSSSSSSDWTFLDFDTDFSGYSVVDVSKERELIAIGNLRGKIKILTLEGKFILHLTGFEGKVFSLLWATNEHDDEDHDVSSSLYLFSCGPDGKMICWAVDDSGTAAIRFATLLLPPCKHRWLTTVKFVSSQKNSSHLLTIVCGDRSGSLHVFTMEKRDLGDGEAAKMIIKKPEQTFHSIHGKHGVSDIVERRQNGGNHFILSCGRNGVWRKYSWNGNLLEIVTENTIKGMDWIERLIFVNDDDDDNHHHHHHLFVSGFHSSYFVVWGLDSNETLLSWDCGGAHRSWDMSMDWEKGLVVFTYIRNCRINFVYQKMWRQVSSTLLQPSFHGREATCLSLLWSHEQTGEKALLLSGSEDCEIKVWKVDRSDHFQFRFEEMATCKGHTSSVKCLASSHDLRRRIDGDGSAYLLFSGGGRDSLKASLISTNGDDDDDVKSVSCHEIASLNAEGRRRRRRRRSAEDDGVSAAAAAAAAAAAARCMALTTFFVHLKHFVISGWSNGLIKFHLFSEASRQFSVALESIPYGRCLLAIDRLIVKNGDNCVLLLFTSATDGCISLWNCTCLLGGRGGGGGGDDDEPPQRKQPTILHRFSAHQSGVNDFAVQYRKNSDDYLLVSGGDDNALYAATFRLNLSSPLAILPTDQCLETNAHISSITGVAFGGSGLVFSTSADQRIKKWRVERCEWKLEKEIVTSIADISSLITWKANAGNIVAVCGIGMEIVREENEEKTADDSMQSAQTCTGVL
- the LOC136185222 gene encoding uncharacterized protein translates to MSALPRGGGVERGALSWIAKREAIQLVSLASVLPKIVRSEENKWNLSAIGVADAKGDDENDEMQSPKAEECLEVRTVVQTVSDNCIIEHAQIVNQVHKYFRMLDRRRLLLNLGNPRTFNNMRVVQVGGAGDGSEDIRYYEPEKTVILAGEELALYRYVLMCAHYPALCAPSPPSPTYSSLLLPTTVAQDVSPPTNSSLPPIQQQGEYVLRQEASYLIPIPNKPIRPPFCIPSPSEGLSHDVPKAFSSSPLHVGTLTQDDCIVNTDVMREYVRHLFQQSTVQQSSHEHDLREMNRRRIPAELLVRELVTQLAIIERNSHSYYRPNAFVTKHAYDQWQQWEKQNIHESIATFWSYTLPHPGHPKRRPDYHAAYKVLLSKIISFETREKRRHPVLKDVAPSRPLSNVASRLLREFGHRYGIGELYRSLAYLNYLAQHFENDVWYVRHTTTILNTVLDLLPTDSSKMIITNDELETLGRSIKQLHGEAEHSLTRIKRLFPENDPQGGLASLIDLLVAVLRAYPYVNKVPQNLSNCLQNYLTDGFDKSYERHKTIAQAEMNLMSVTHSVTPALVNSLIWFVRDEVETYAKYFQETFIEYFNVSELAVLFFYKALVKDVNLMLKSSVDKSSRELDYEMISVAYRLTELDRDWLQWIRLNDQEWRHQFAKQAELWVDILGDHAVKFVIKAAGSDEWRILQLLPNSQRPARSGQTNAADPSSFTSPSPLSSHSLPRPIATLSPSHRSAFTLISSSAFRSPYGGEGGEGGGGGGATHLNSSSSSSSRREEWQQSTSSSIDSIKSRLTQNDQESEQLMASLEDVSEIGLAERFLTRSTTSSLLSDDGGGGGSGGGGGGGTSTSSILTFSSSSWSRHQTPKFNRRTLTPQKQKSSLENPIPSSVKFGHQSAIQTVASSGPSSPPPPPVRNLGVATATDSLSWASESMEVITEGTFSPIHCEMPSKLPFLPISNSVVDLLAILLRLAKATELLTSIVFPVPEGKENPGSLLERMTSAFEGVALLYGDNMLCSDLCGISEATALSLMEKELLERMKKSYSDQLIWGCRHMKPLKRRRFDSLPDCEKLRDSNSAISEFERVTFEMCVRVNNVAAFLGVLPALYDHLTRIAAAGATTCAAAAAATGVKLAPMVIATPPHDSGCPTSPSAPPTSAHDTTISSQSSRSASSVSVVENPVLSHIASHLAQIQKCQIRLMCFRMNRFLKPCLHALLSLDLPEHLYPLEKRLNPTLQYLTRHLSALADCLYPQCFTPLLQCLWSNLVQTFHEFSDEIVECKEASGVGKAQLALRTIARFIEFFHANGTGLDLDSLVQSASYVLHVLELLVLPSKTLIDIYKRMKLDSSSYQDENERQRSTESAATTTERPLSPSSLADLRENLHSLRKCFTGKELIDQVTNIQGDREEGYATPPTPDHHTSSLSSSLSSSLSSSLSSSLEICRRLIESKIISPLDGCEGHFVSDSAHLYRFCYPYNDSSLGAPLSPSRRTRIATSSIQKDEAAIGQEIESSLLWRMLQCRSRYDRVAKSFIKAN